The following are encoded together in the Populus trichocarpa isolate Nisqually-1 chromosome 5, P.trichocarpa_v4.1, whole genome shotgun sequence genome:
- the LOC18098892 gene encoding probable serine/threonine-protein kinase At1g54610, translated as MGCVLGREVSSGIVSESKEVKNSRVESKRKVEDVSVTKTDTTSSVVEIQNEETQEEKVDGDKKPRGERRRSRPNYKPSNLPGQMRGDQVAAGWPPWLSAVCGEALNGWIPRRADTFEKIDKIGSGTYSNVYKARDLLTGKVVALKKVRFDNLEPESVKFMAREIIILRRLNHPNVVKLEGLVTSRMSCSLYLVFEYMEHDLAGLAASPAVKFTEAQVKCYMHQLLSGLEHCHKRGVLHRDIKGSNLLIDNEGILRIADFGLASFFDPNNKHPMTSRVVTLWYRPPELLLGATDYGVSIDLWSAGCILAELLAGKPIMPGRTEVEQLHKIYKLCGSPSDEYWKKSRLPNATLFKPREPYKRCIRETFKDFPPSSLPLIETLLAIDPVERQTATAALKSEFFTTEPYACEPSSLPKYPPSKEMDAKRRDDEARRLRAASKAQGDAGKKTRTRERHARAMPAPDANAELQSNIDRRRLINHANAKSKSEKFPPPHQDGALGYTLGSSHHIDPALVPPDVPFSTTSFTYSKEPIQTWSGPLVDPAGVGAPRRKKKNTGDARGSSNLPTGKDKSRDTQLKGKKSMA; from the exons ATGGGGTGTGTTCTTGGGAGAGAGGTATCTTCGGGCATAGTTTCAGAGTCTAAAGAGGTTAAGAACTCAAGAGTTGAATCCAAGAGGAAAGTAGAAGATGTTTCAGTGACAAAGACCGATACTACTAGCAGTGTTGTTGAGATTCAAAATGAGGAAACTCAGGAGGAGAAAGTTGATGGGGATAAAAAACCTAGGGGAGAGAGGAGGAGGTCAAGGCCAAACTATAAGCCGAGTAACCTGCCCGGACAAATGCGTGGTGATCAGGTTGCAGCTGGGTGGCCACCCTGGCTGTCGGCAGTCTGTGGAGAGGCACTAAATGGATGGATTCCAAGGAGGGCAGACACATTTGAGAAGATTGACAAG ATTGGATCAGGTACATATAGTAATGTGTACAAAGCTAGAGATCTATTGACAGGGAAAGTTGTTGCCCTTAAAAAGGTTCGTTTTGATAATTTGGAACCAGAGAGTGTGAAGTTTATGGCGAGAGAAATCATCATTTTGCGAAGATTGAATCATCCTAATGTTGTAAAGTTGGAAGGTTTAGTTACTTCCAGGATGTCATGTAGTTTGTACCTGGTATTTGAGTACATGGAGCATGATTTAGCTGGACTTGCTGCCAGCCCTGCAGTAAAATTTACAGAGGCTCAG GTTAAATGTTACATGCATCAACTATTATCTGGACTTGAGCATTGTCACAAACGCGGTGTGCTTCATCGTGACATTAAAGGATCAAATCTTTTGATTGACAATGAAGGAATACTTAGGATTGCTGATTTTGGATTGGCGTCTTTCTTTGATCCTAATAACAAGCATCCAATGACAAGCCGGGTTGTTACTCTGTGGTATCGGCCTCCTGAGCTTCTTCTTGGGGCTACTGACTATGGTGTTAGCATTGACCTGTGGAGTGCAGGCTGTATATTGGCTGAGTTACTGGCTGGGAAGCCCATTATGCCTGGTCGTACAGAG GTAGAGCAACTACATAAGATATATAAGCTATGTGGTTCGCCATCAGATGAATACTGGAAAAAATCGAGGTTGCCAAATGCAACTTTGTTTAAGCCTCGAGAGCCTTACAAAAGATGCATAAGAGAGACATTTAAAGATTTTCCACCATCATCACTTCCCCTCATCGAAACTCTTCTTGCAATTGATCCAGTGGAACGTCAGACAGCCACAGCTGCCCTAAAGAGTGAA TTCTTCACAACAGAACCTTATGCTTGTGAACCTTCTAGTCTCCCAAAATATCCCCCAAGTAAGGAGATGGATGCTAAACGACGAGATGATGAAGCTCGAAG ACTAAGAGCTGCCAGCAAAGCCCAAGGTGATGCTGGAAAGAAAACGCGAACACGTGAACGTCATGCTAGGGCAATGCCAGCTCCTGATGCCAATGCAGAGCTCCAGTCCAATATTGAT AGAAGGCGCCTAATTAACCATGCAAATGCAAAAAGCAAGAGTGAAAAGTTTCCCCCACCACATCAGGATGGAGCTCTTGGTTATACTTTAGGATCTTCTCACCACATTGATCCTGCGCTTGTTCCTCCTGATGTGCCATTTAGTACTACCTCATTCACATACTCAAAGGAGCCAATACAAACTTGGTCTGGCCCGTTGGTTGACCCTGCTGGTGTCGGTGCTCCGAGgcgaaagaagaagaatacagGTGATGCACGAGGATCGTCAAATCTGCCAACTGGAAAAGATAAAAGCAGAGATACTcagttaaaaggaaaaaagagcaTGGCTTAA
- the LOC18098893 gene encoding probable nucleolar protein 5-1: MLLLFETPGGFALFKVLDEGKLSKVEDLGKEFSSPDSARKVVKLKAFSKFENTAEALEAATKIIESSTSKGLRKFLRANCDGETLGVADSKLGNAIKDKLKIECVHNNGVMELMRGVRSQLTELISGLATQDLAPMSLGLSHSLSRYKLKFSPDKVDTMIIQAIGLLDDLDKELNTYAMRVREWYGWHFPELAKIIQDNILYAKAVKLMGCRDNAAKLDFSEILPEEVEAELKEAAMISMGSDVSDVDLMNIKELCDQVLSLAEYRAQLYDYLKSRMNTIAPNLTALVGELVGARLIAHGGSLLNLAKQPGSTIQILGAEKALFRALKTKHATPKYGLLYHASLVGQAPPKLKGKISRSLAAKSALAIRYDALGDAQDDSMGLENRLKLEARLRNLEGKELGRSAGSAKGKPKIEAYDKDRKKGAGGLITPAKTYNPSADAVLGQTPDSTARKFEVEPAKEAPASGEEKKEKKKKKRAEEETTVPGDRNGTAEQDGEGEAKKEKKKKKKHQAENDGVQNEAENVEEGGKKKKKQKHSEAEQDEESEMPSKKKEKKKKKKSGD, from the exons ATGCTTTTGCTATTCGAGACGCCAGGGGGCTTTGCCCTTTTTAAAGTCTTGGATGAAGGAAAGCTATCTAAAGTTGAG GATTTGGGGAAGGAGTTTTCAAGCCCAGACTCGGCAAGAAAG GTGGTGAAGTTGAAAGCTTTTTCAAAGTTTGAGAACACAGCTGAGGCTTTGGAAGCTGCtaccaaaataattgaaagcTCAACCAGCAAAGGTCTTCGGAAATTCTTGCGTGCTAACTGTGATGGTGAAACATTAGGTGTAGCTGATTCAAAGCTTGGAAATGCAATAAAGGATAAACTG AAAATAGAATGTGTTCACAACAATGGTGTCATGGAATTGATGAGGGGTGTTAGGAGTCAGTTGACAGAACTCATATCTGGTTTAGCTACTCAAGATTTGGCACCAATGAGCTTGGGTTTGTCTCACAGTCTATCCAGATACAAACTGAAGTTCAGCCCTGATAAg GTTGACACAATGATCATTCAAGCCATTGGTTTACTCGACGATCTTGATAAGGAGCTGAACACATATGCAATGAGGGTTCGAGAATGGTATGGTTGGCATTTTCCTGAGCTTGCCAAGATCATACAGGACAACATCCTTTATGCCAAAGCAGTGAAACTAATGGGTTGCCGTGATAATGCTGCAAAGCTTGATTTCTCTGAG ATACTGCCAGAAGAAGTTGAAGCAGAACTGAAGGAGGCAGCTATGATATCAATGGGAAGTGATGTTAGTGATGTTGACTTGATGAATATCAAAGAACTATGTGACCAGGTTTTATCTTTAGCTGAATATAGAGCTCAACTGtatgattatttaaaaagcagGATGAATACCATTGCACCAAACTTGACTGCTCTTGTTGGAGAACTTGTTGGAGCTCGGCTTATTGCCCACGGGGGTAGCTTGTTGAATCTTGCAAAGCAGCCTGGTAGCACTATACAGATTCTTGGGGCAGAAAAGGCTCTCTTCAGAGCTCTGAAAACAAAGCATGCTACTCCAAAATATGGGCTTCTTTACCATGCATCCTTGGTTGGTCAGGCTCCCCCTAAGCTGAAGGGTAAAATTTCCAGGTCACTAGCTGCAAAATCTGCACTTGCAATCCGATATGATGCTCTTGGAGATGCCCAAGATGACTCTATGGGACTGGAGAACCGGCTAAAG CTTGAAGCACGATTAAGGAATCTCGAAGGAAAAGAATTGGGTCGCTCTGCTGGGTCTGCTAAGGGCAAACCAAAGATAGAAGCTTATGACAAGGATAGGAAGAAGGGAGCTGGAGGATTGATAACTCCTGCCAAG ACATATAATCCTTCTGCAGATGCTGTTCTTGGCCAAACACCAGATTCAACTGCTAGGAAGTTCGAAGTAGAACCAGCAAAGGAGGCTCCAGCTAgtggagaagagaaaaaagagaagaaaaagaagaagagagctgAAGAAGAAACAACTGTGCCAGGTGACAGAAATGGAACTGCCGAACAGGATGGCGAAGGGGAagctaagaaagaaaagaagaaaaagaagaaacatcaaGCTGAGAATGATGGTGTTCAAAACGAAGCTGAAAATGTTGAGGAGGGaggcaagaagaaaaagaagcagaaaCATTCCGAAGCCGAACAGGATGAGGAATCTGAAATGCCaagcaagaaaaaagagaaaaagaagaagaagaagagtgggGATTGA
- the LOC18098894 gene encoding double-stranded RNA-binding protein 2 — protein MYKNQLQELAQRSCFNLPSYSCIREGPDHAPRFKSTVNFNGETFESPTFYSTLRLAEHAAAEVALNTLASRGPSKALIAGVLDETGVYKNLLQETAHRAGLKLPVYTTIRSGPGHVPVFSCNVELAGMSFTGESARTKKQAQKNAAMAAWSALKRLVQHSTSSSNSSTSPPVEAKRISEEQEQVVIARVLASLQPAELKNSKQNDSQRGQERFFPVCNDLTPPIPTLYPVQCHSWAYPSFSPEMAIYQMWQQEELFQLQNRLLALQIPSVSPGPQILPYMQSILPSDSVLFGPLREQEPVPVGPRITIATSRPLYLADHVVPDPIKGESTVTISEIHEEKPEESLQCSTSVIPDPPVGGNFNAEPRSKDPVDMDDKQMKVELERKVENVQPGDNQTRKFEWASSSNTDSGYRPADFQAQNKHSFHSSQATLQYPPRASTFRSCRPAPSAAPPVMIRSVRPLPSSTAPSALNNNMGPPSVPKLQDLAAQNPAPPRMRTGGSHSYQARPLPQRMNLGGVHPRFMAPAVRIRSVVPVCSAPPARRMPTSGQVVPDRESKATAVPEDVKTASSELGKLQK, from the exons ATGTATAAGAACCAACTACAAGAGTTGGCTCAAAGAAGCTGTTTCAACCTGCCATCCTATTCGTGTATAAGGGAAGGGCCAGATCATGCCCCTCGATTCAAATCTACTGTCAACTTCAATGGAGAGACTTTTGAAAGCCCTACTTTTTACTCCACTCTGAGGTTAGCAGAACATGCTGCAGCTGAGGTAGCTCTGAACACCCTAGCAAGCAGAGGCCCTTCTAAAGCATTAATTGCTGGAGTTCTG GATGAAACAGGAGTCTACAAGAATTTGCTCCAGGAGACTGCTCACAGAGCTGGGTTAAAGCTTCCTGTGTACACCACAATTCGATCAGGACCTGGCCATGTTCCTGTGTTCTCGTGCAATGTTGAGCTTGCAGGAATGAGCTTTACTGGAGAATCAGCAAGAACAAAGAAACAAGCGCAGAAGAATGCAGCCATGGCTGCTTGGTCTGCTCTGAAAAGAT TGGTTCAGCACAGCACATCATCTTCCAATTCATCGACTTCTCCTCCAGTGGAGGCTAAAAGGATTAgtgaagaacaagaacaagttgTTATCGCTCGTGTTCTTGCATCTCTGCAACCAGCTGAGTTAAAGAACTCCAAACAAAATGATTCCCAGCGAGGCCAGGAGAGATTCTTTCCTGTCTGCAATGACTTAACCCCTCCAATACCAACTTTATATCCTGTGCAGTGCCATAGCTGGGCTTACCCTAGCTTTTCCCCGGAAATGGCCATATACCAAATGTGGCAGCAAGAAGAATTGTTTCAGCTGCAAAACCGTTTATTGGCACTTCAAATTCCATCGGTTTCTCCTGGCCCTCAAATTCTTCCATATATGCAGTCCATACTCCCCTCTGATTCAGTTCTATTTGGTCCTCTGAGGGAGCAAGAACCTGTACCTGTAGGACCCAGAATTACAATCGCCACTTCAAGACCATTGTACTTGGCTGATCATGTTGTCCCTGATCCAATCAAGGGAGAGTCCACGGTGACCATTAGTGAGATACATGAGGAGAAACCAGAAGAATCACTCCAGTGCTCTACATCAGTTATTCCAGATCCCCCTGTTGGTGGCAACTTCAATGCTGAACCAAGATCCAAGGACCCAGTTGATATGGATGACAAACAGATGAAGGTTGAACTggaaagaaaagttgaaaatgTTCAACCAGGAGACAACCAAACTAGAAAATTTGAATGGGCTTCCAGCAGCAATACAGATTCTGGATATAGACCTGCGGACTTCCAAGCACAAAACAAGCACAGTTTTCACTCTTCCCAGGCTACTCTGCAGTATCCTCCAAGAGCAAGCACGTTCAGGAGTTGTAGACCAGCTCCATCCGCAGCACCTCCTGTAATGATCAGATCTGTGAGGCCTTTACCTTCATCCACTGCACCTTCTGCACTTAACAACAATATGGGACCTCCTTCAGTGCCCAAACTGCAAGATTTGGCAGCACAAAATCCTGCTCCACCGAGAATGCGAACTGGAGGATCTCATTCATATCAGGCCAGGCCCTTGCCTCAAAGAATGAACCTTGGTGGTGTGCACCCGCGTTTCATGGCACCAGCTGTTCGAATAAGATCAGTTGTTCCTGTCTGTTCAGCTCCTCCAGCAAGGAGAATGCCAACTTCAGGTCAAGTGGTACCTGATAGAGAGAGCAAAGCTACAGCAGTACCAGAAGACGTGAAAACAGCAAGTTCAGAGCTTGGTAAGCTTCAAAAATGA
- the LOC18098895 gene encoding flavonoid 3'-monooxygenase CYP75B137, whose amino-acid sequence MSFVGSSSHLPPPLPVHTEHALPLLRNSTPQFVSKYFSKINTMIRTISYLLEDINMDVPATILVTLSAIFSVIWYGWIYAKSMKRSSSLPPGPRGLPLIGNLASLEPDIHSYFAKLAQTHGPIFKLQLGSKLGIVVTSPSLASEVLKDHDITFANRDIPDVSRAMDYGRSNIVATPYGPEWRMLRKVCVAKMLSNATLDSLYPLRSREVRNTIKYIYSHAGSPINVGDQLFLTVFNVVTSMLWGGTVLGKDRASLGAEFRGVVAEMTELLSKPNVSDFFPSLARFDLQGVVKKMRGLAMKFEQIFEKMIDKRLKVDENGTRDAARSRSIECEDFLGFLLKLKDEGDPKTPLTMTHVKALLMDMVVGGTETSSNAVEFAMAEIMRKPEVMRKAQQELDEVIGKDRMVQESDINKLPYLYAIMKESLRLHPVLPLLVPHCPSQTCTVGGYTIPKGVRVFVNVWAIHRDPTVWENPLDFNPERFLNGSSKWDYSGSDLSYFPFGSGRRSCAGIAMAERMFMYFLATLLHCFDWELPEGKEPDLSEKFGIVIKLKNPLVVIPAPRLPDPNLYE is encoded by the exons ATGTCATTCGTTGGTTCAAGTTCCCATTTACCTCCTCCATTACCCGTCCATACAGAGCACGCCCTTCCCCTTCTCCGAAACTCAACTCCACAATTTGTATCCAAATATTTCTCAAAAATTAACACCATGATCAGAACCATCTCGTATTTGCTTGAAGATATCAACATGGATGTGCCTGCAACCATACTAGTTACTCTCTCCGCCATCTTTTCAGTCATTTGGTATGGATGGATATACGCCAAATCTATGAAGAGGAGCTCCTCTCTACCACCAGGTCCGAGAGGCCTCCCATTGATCGGCAATCTTGCGTCTCTTGAACCAGATATTCATTCGTATTTTGCAAAGCTAGCTCAAACTCACGGCCCAATATTCAAGCTTCAACTCGGCTCCAAGCTTGGTATTGTTGTGACCTCCCCTTCTCTGGCCTCCGAAGTTCTCAAAGATCATGACATTACGTTCGCTAACCGTGACATTCCTGATGTGAGTCGAGCAATGGACTACGGTCGGTCCAACATAGTTGCAACCCCATATGGTCCCGAATGGAGGATGCTGAGAAAAGTATGCGTCGCCAAGATGCTTAGCAACGCCACCCTGGACTCTCTCTACCCCCTTCGCTCCCGGGAAGTTCGAAACACCATCAAGTACATTTATAGCCATGCAGGGTCACCGATCAACGTGGGAGATCAGCTTTTTCTAACCGTGTTCAATGTCGTAACCAGCATGTTATGGGGTGGCACGGTCCTTGGAAAAGATAGGGCTAGTTTAGGTGCAGAATTTAGAGGAGTGGTGGCTGAGATGACTGAGTTATTGAGCAAGCCCAACGTTTCGGATTTTTTCCCTAGCCTGGCTAGATTCGATCTACAAGGTGTGGTGAAGAAGATGCGTGGTCTGGCCATGAAGTTCGAGCAGATCTTCGAGAAAATGATTGATAAACGATTGAAGGTTGATGAAAATGGCACGAGGGATGCAGCCAGGAGTAGAAGCATAGAGTGCGAGGACTTCTTGGGATTCTTGCTGAAATTGAAGGACGAGGGAGATCCCAAAACACCACTCACCATGACTCACGTCAAAGCCTTACTCATG GATATGGTCGTGGGTGGCACAGAAACATCCTCGAACGCAGTTGAGTTTGCCATGGCTGAGATTATGAGGAAACCAGAAGTGATGAGAAAAGCACAGCAAGAATTGGATGAAGTGATCGGAAAGGACAGAATGGTACAGGAATCTGACATAAACAAATTGCCATATCTCTATGCCATCATGAAGGAGTCATTGAGGCTGCACCCAGTGCTTCCATTACTAGTCCCTCATTGCCCTAGTCAAACATGCACAGTAGGAGGCTACACTATCCCCAAGGGCGTTAGGGTTTTTGTGAACGTCTGGGCTATACACAGGGACCCTACAGTATGGGAAAATCCGTTAGATTTTAATCCTGAGAGGTTCTTGAATGGTAGCAGTAAGTGGGACTATTCTGGGAGTGACCTGAGCTATTTTCCATTTGGGTCTGGAAGGAGAAGCTGTGCTGGAATCGCCATGGCTGAGAGGATGTTCATGTACTTCCTCGCCACACTCTTACACTGTTTTGACTGGGAATTACCAGAGGGAAAGGAGCCAGATCTTTCAGAGAAGTTTGGGATTGTTATAAAGTTGAAGAATCCTCTTGTTGTGATCCCAGCTCCAAGGTTACCTGATCCAAACCTCTATGAGTAG
- the LOC18098896 gene encoding probable methyltransferase TCM_000168, which translates to MEKESSKINQILSMKGGLGEESYAKNSKPQRANLSSSVPVLEQAVLDFCDTELPPCITIADLGCSSGPNTLFAVTQITSLIYERCSQLGQSPPEFSIFLNDLPGNDFNTVFQSFLPAFKEKIRAENGSDFGPCYISGVPGSFYGRLFPSNSLHFVHSGTSLHWLSQVPPELNDKSNPLVNKGKIYISKTSPAAAIEAYQIQFQKDFFSFLMARSKEVVPGGRMVFTLKARRFADPTADESCLIWDYLGQALQDLVLKGLIEEEKLNTYNAPYHEPYVEEIKTEIAKEGSFTLNCLEIIALPWDACNGGMKCDRETTAKNLVRVLRAINESMIQSHFGAEVLDPLFQGLTDIIAADTKEVEHVTAVVYVTRKD; encoded by the exons ATGGAGAAAGAGAgctcaaaaataaatcaaattctgAGCATGAAAGGAGGGTTGGGAGAGGAGAGCTATGCCAAGAACTCAAAACCACAG CGAGCAAATCTATCCAGTTCAGTGCCAGTACTAGAACAAGCAGTGCTTGATTTCTGCGACACCGAACTTCCTCCTTGTATCACTATAGCAGACCTTGGATGTTCTTCAGGACCCAACACTTTGTTTGCAGTTACTCAGATCACAAGCTTGATATACGAAAGGTGCTCTCAACTGGGCCAATCACCACCagaattttctattttcttgaatGATCTTCCAGGAAATGATTTCAACACCGTTTTCCAGTCTTTTCTGCCAGCTTTCAAGGAGAAAATAAGGGCAGAAAACGGTTCAGATTTTGGTCCCTGTTATATTTCTGGAGTTCCAGGTTCGTTTTATGGGAGGCTTTTTCCATCGAATAGCCTGCATTTTGTGCACTCCGGAACTAGTCTTCATTGGCTCTCACAG GTACCTCCTGAGTTGAATGACAAATCAAATCCACTAGTAAACAAAGGGAAAATATACATTTCAAAGACAAGTCCAGCAGCTGCTATAGAGGCATATCAGATTCAGTTTCAAAaggatttcttttcatttcttatggCACGCTCGAAGGAAGTAGTTCCAGGGGGACGTATGGTCTTTACATTAAAGGCAAGAAGATTTGCAGACCCAACCGCTGATGAAAGTTGTTTGATCTGGGATTATTTAGGCCAGGCACTCCAGGATTTAGTTTTGAAG GGGCTAATCGAAGAAGAAAAGTTAAACACCTATAATGCTCCATACCATGAACCATACGTAGAAGAAATCAAGACTGAGATAGCGAAAGAAGGATCTTTCACCCTCAATTGCCTTGAGATCATTGCCCTTCCATGGGATGCTTGTAATGGAGGAATGAAGTGTGATAGAGAAACAACAGCAAAAAACTTGGTGAGGGTCTTGAGAGCAATCAATGAGTCAATGATTCAGTCTCATTTTGGAGCAGAAGTTTTGGATCCTTTATTTCAAGGTTTGACTGATATCATCGCAGCTGATACAAAGGAAGTGGAGCATGTCACTGCTGTCGTTTATGTGACTAGAAAAGATTAG